One stretch of Bordetella avium DNA includes these proteins:
- a CDS encoding SDR family NAD(P)-dependent oxidoreductase yields the protein MDRLKNKVAIVFGAGPNIGGTIAHFLAREGASVCVMDASEAAAQETVDFLQARGLTAFGVAGNARCGDDVRRAVAETVARYGRLDVAVNMAGRVHWSHVLDMDMDDWNDSVASFVTAGLITTQHCARAMQQSGGGSIIHILSTAAHFGEADGAAYCAAKAALLSFARSSALDLAHLGIRVNTVTPCSMEHQLWTTMRDEMFDPAWVAPARTGFYSRQEYLDQMPLRRFPRAADLAWATVFLASDESACMTGSDMAVDGGLRHKYPTWSPGKHYPLDVRDYARSIQLTKYGEPQGPLTDLLGEPV from the coding sequence ATGGATAGGCTGAAAAACAAGGTTGCGATCGTTTTCGGTGCGGGCCCGAACATTGGCGGCACGATTGCGCATTTCCTCGCACGCGAAGGGGCAAGCGTATGCGTCATGGACGCGAGCGAGGCGGCGGCCCAAGAGACGGTGGATTTTCTGCAAGCGCGCGGCTTGACCGCTTTCGGCGTCGCGGGCAATGCGCGTTGCGGAGACGATGTGCGCCGCGCCGTGGCTGAGACCGTGGCGCGTTACGGGCGCCTGGATGTGGCGGTAAACATGGCCGGCCGCGTGCACTGGAGCCATGTGCTAGACATGGATATGGACGATTGGAACGATTCCGTCGCCAGTTTCGTGACGGCCGGCCTGATCACGACTCAGCACTGCGCGCGCGCCATGCAACAGAGCGGCGGCGGAAGCATCATCCACATTCTCTCGACAGCGGCGCACTTTGGCGAAGCCGACGGCGCGGCTTATTGCGCGGCTAAGGCGGCGCTGCTGAGCTTCGCGCGCTCTTCGGCCTTGGATCTGGCGCATCTTGGCATCCGCGTGAACACCGTAACCCCTTGTTCCATGGAGCACCAGCTCTGGACAACGATGCGCGACGAAATGTTCGATCCCGCCTGGGTTGCTCCCGCCAGAACGGGCTTTTATTCGCGCCAGGAGTACCTGGACCAGATGCCTTTGCGCCGTTTTCCCCGCGCTGCGGACCTGGCTTGGGCCACGGTCTTTCTGGCGTCTGATGAGTCTGCCTGCATGACCGGATCGGACATGGCGGTGGATGGCGGGCTGCGCCACAAATACCCCACCTGGTCGCCGGGCAAGCACTATCCGCTGGATGTGCGGGACTATGCACGCAGCATACAGCTGACCAAATACGGAGAGCCGCAAGGGCCTCTGACCGATCTGTTGGGCGAGCCCGTTTGA
- a CDS encoding CaiB/BaiF CoA transferase family protein translates to MKTALNDILVIELGTVLTAPLAGMMLADMGARVIKVEHPDGGDPFRRHAGKLYSPHFAAYNRNKESIQLDLQTDQGKADLAKLISRADVLLDNYRSGVMQRLSFDEARLKALNPRLIQCSIMGFGASGPYRDRPCYDAVAVALSGIAAQIVNPEQPALSGPSLSDNITGMYAAYGILGALHNRDRTGEGARVEVNMLEASVAFSPEGFAQYTGLGLVPNPLSRVAISQSYVFRCADGRLVSVHLSSVEKFWQGFVKAIERDHLLTDPRFQTPVSRTRHYLELAAIAGETFAARNRDEWCRRLEANDVPFAAVNSAPEVMQDPQVRHLGIFYEVPHPEQGRVTAIHRPVLIDGERGPSDKAAPTLGEHTAAIRREFELS, encoded by the coding sequence ATGAAAACCGCACTCAACGATATTCTCGTCATCGAGCTAGGAACCGTGTTAACCGCCCCTTTGGCGGGCATGATGCTGGCCGACATGGGCGCGCGCGTCATCAAGGTGGAGCATCCCGATGGTGGCGATCCTTTCCGCCGTCACGCGGGTAAGTTGTACAGCCCGCATTTCGCCGCCTACAACCGCAACAAGGAGAGTATTCAGCTCGACTTGCAGACGGATCAGGGCAAGGCCGATCTGGCAAAGCTGATCTCCCGTGCGGACGTGCTGCTGGATAACTATCGTTCCGGCGTGATGCAGCGGCTGAGCTTTGACGAGGCCCGCCTCAAGGCACTTAATCCGCGCCTGATCCAATGCTCCATCATGGGCTTTGGCGCCAGCGGGCCCTATCGGGATCGTCCTTGTTACGACGCCGTGGCGGTGGCGCTGTCTGGCATCGCGGCTCAGATCGTGAACCCTGAGCAGCCGGCGCTCAGCGGCCCTTCCCTGTCCGACAACATCACCGGCATGTACGCCGCCTACGGGATACTGGGTGCGCTGCACAACAGGGACCGCACGGGCGAGGGCGCTAGAGTCGAGGTCAATATGCTGGAGGCCTCGGTGGCGTTTTCCCCCGAAGGCTTCGCGCAGTACACAGGGCTGGGCCTCGTCCCCAATCCGCTGTCGCGCGTGGCGATTTCGCAGTCGTACGTATTCCGCTGCGCGGACGGGCGTTTGGTTTCGGTCCATTTGTCGTCGGTGGAGAAGTTCTGGCAAGGGTTCGTCAAGGCTATCGAGCGGGACCATCTTCTGACGGACCCACGCTTTCAGACGCCGGTATCGCGTACCCGGCATTACCTCGAACTGGCTGCTATCGCCGGGGAGACGTTTGCGGCCAGGAACCGTGACGAATGGTGTCGGCGGCTGGAAGCCAACGATGTGCCCTTTGCCGCAGTCAACAGCGCGCCAGAGGTCATGCAGGACCCGCAGGTGCGCCATCTGGGCATTTTTTATGAGGTCCCGCATCCCGAACAGGGCAGGGTTACCGCGATACACCGGCCGGTGCTGATCGATGGCGAACGGGGGCCGTCCGATAAGGCAGCACCGACGCTGGGCGAACACACGGCCGCGATCCGGCGCGAATTCGAGCTGTCCTGA
- a CDS encoding Rieske 2Fe-2S domain-containing protein: MNALDERRQERARQFQRLTQCDRDSDMGKLLRKFWQPIALSESIELNAAIPVKALGEELTLYRGASGALHLVGGRCAHRRTLLHTGWVVGEEIRCIYHGWQFDSSGACVHRPAEGDTGMPRTKIAGYPVREYLGLVFAYLGEGDAPEFDLPRKPQAEQAGAVVANGMERWDNNWFQQVENSMDAVHVSFVHMALTVGAFGKAVTTSIPELSYEETAAGIRQTARRAKDNVRQSDWTFPNNNHITVPGLTPEDPWLDVFVWMLPNDELNTTRFMIYSLPPGASEASKTRFRAYFAKYGKYDPAAHHDELFGSRVWKNPEDTFVGLTAAQDYLSIRGQERITKREDEILGRSDLGIVTLRKLFWRELDLLRDGKETKQWVSLDEAVELPHQPGAIEG; this comes from the coding sequence ATGAATGCCTTGGACGAGCGTCGCCAGGAACGTGCGCGCCAGTTTCAGCGCTTGACACAGTGCGACCGCGATTCCGATATGGGAAAGCTGCTGCGCAAGTTCTGGCAGCCCATAGCGCTGTCGGAGAGCATCGAGCTGAACGCCGCCATTCCCGTCAAGGCGCTGGGCGAAGAGCTGACCTTGTATCGCGGCGCCAGCGGCGCCCTGCATCTGGTCGGTGGACGCTGCGCGCATCGCCGCACCCTGCTGCATACCGGTTGGGTCGTGGGCGAGGAAATCCGCTGTATCTATCACGGATGGCAATTCGACAGCAGCGGCGCCTGTGTGCATCGCCCGGCCGAAGGCGATACCGGCATGCCGCGCACCAAGATCGCCGGCTATCCCGTCCGGGAATACCTGGGGCTGGTCTTCGCCTACCTGGGCGAGGGCGATGCGCCCGAGTTCGACCTGCCTCGCAAGCCTCAGGCCGAGCAGGCCGGCGCGGTGGTCGCCAACGGCATGGAGCGTTGGGACAACAACTGGTTCCAGCAGGTGGAAAACTCGATGGATGCCGTGCACGTCAGCTTCGTGCACATGGCGTTGACGGTGGGCGCCTTCGGCAAGGCGGTGACGACCAGCATCCCCGAACTGAGCTACGAAGAAACGGCGGCCGGCATCCGGCAGACGGCGCGGCGCGCTAAGGATAATGTCCGCCAAAGCGACTGGACCTTTCCGAACAACAACCACATCACGGTGCCTGGCCTGACGCCGGAAGATCCCTGGCTGGATGTGTTCGTTTGGATGCTGCCCAACGACGAGCTGAATACGACGCGCTTCATGATCTACAGTCTGCCACCCGGCGCGAGCGAAGCGTCCAAGACACGATTCCGCGCTTACTTCGCCAAGTATGGCAAGTACGATCCGGCTGCGCACCATGACGAGCTGTTCGGCTCTCGGGTGTGGAAGAACCCTGAAGACACCTTCGTGGGTTTGACCGCCGCGCAGGACTATTTATCCATTCGCGGCCAGGAGCGCATCACCAAGCGCGAAGACGAAATTCTGGGCCGCTCCGACCTGGGTATCGTCACGTTGCGCAAGCTGTTCTGGCGCGAGCTGGACCTGTTGCGCGACGGCAAAGAGACCAAGCAATGGGTGTCGCTGGACGAGGCCGTCGAGCTGCCGCATCAGCCTGGCGCAATCGAGGGATAA
- a CDS encoding acyl-CoA dehydrogenase family protein — translation MLDLIPHESLPEELLMFRSSIRRFVDKELVPLEHALGADGLLDEVQAQAVRDRARAAGFWLMDVPEALGGQGLSLLPLAVFWEEVGRSTVASWVRHHGLFGPTVGPILAGLSEHQRKDYLYPVVDGAKKFCFAQTEPDAGSDPSAMRTRAVRTEKGYRINGVKRFITRAGQADFALVMAVTDPERGARGGISCFIVDMQTPGVRLAGAERTLMGDRPWEIAFEDVDVPAENLVGEEGRGFALAQGYINHGRIRQGAHACGAAERCLGLTATYAGQRKTFGAPLSERQGVQWMLADGFTEVYATRLLVYDAARKADAGMDAKLETFMIKTFGVEMGFRVVDACLQMHGGMGLTEDSPIERFWRDLRSYRITEGPTEVLRTTLARQILKHFQ, via the coding sequence ATGCTCGATCTGATCCCGCACGAGTCCCTGCCTGAAGAATTGTTGATGTTTCGCTCTTCCATCCGGCGTTTCGTGGACAAGGAGCTGGTTCCGCTGGAGCATGCGCTGGGCGCGGACGGCCTGCTTGATGAGGTGCAGGCCCAGGCTGTGCGCGACCGCGCCCGCGCGGCCGGCTTCTGGCTGATGGATGTACCGGAAGCGTTGGGCGGGCAGGGGCTTTCCCTGCTGCCCCTGGCGGTATTCTGGGAAGAGGTGGGGCGTAGCACTGTGGCGTCCTGGGTCAGGCATCACGGCCTGTTCGGTCCCACGGTTGGCCCCATCCTGGCGGGGCTGAGCGAGCACCAACGCAAGGATTATCTTTATCCCGTTGTCGATGGCGCAAAAAAGTTCTGCTTTGCTCAGACCGAGCCGGACGCGGGCTCCGACCCCTCTGCCATGCGCACGCGTGCCGTGCGCACCGAGAAGGGCTACCGCATCAATGGAGTCAAGCGCTTTATTACGCGGGCCGGCCAGGCCGATTTCGCGCTGGTCATGGCAGTGACCGATCCTGAAAGGGGCGCCCGCGGCGGGATCTCTTGCTTCATCGTGGACATGCAGACGCCGGGGGTGCGCCTTGCCGGCGCGGAGCGCACGCTGATGGGCGATAGGCCTTGGGAAATCGCTTTCGAAGACGTGGACGTTCCTGCTGAGAACCTGGTCGGCGAGGAGGGCAGGGGCTTTGCCCTGGCCCAGGGCTATATCAACCACGGGCGCATCCGTCAGGGCGCGCATGCCTGCGGCGCTGCCGAGCGTTGCCTGGGATTGACCGCCACCTATGCCGGTCAGCGCAAGACCTTCGGCGCGCCCCTGTCGGAACGCCAGGGCGTGCAATGGATGCTGGCCGATGGCTTTACCGAAGTCTATGCCACGCGCCTGTTGGTCTACGACGCGGCGCGAAAGGCCGATGCTGGCATGGACGCCAAGCTGGAGACTTTCATGATCAAGACGTTCGGCGTGGAGATGGGTTTCCGGGTGGTCGACGCCTGCTTGCAGATGCATGGCGGCATGGGCCTGACGGAGGACTCTCCCATCGAACGCTTCTGGCGCGATCTGCGCAGCTACCGGATTACCGAAGGCCCGACCGAGGTGCTGCGCACCACGCTTGCGCGGCAAATTCTCAAGCACTTCCAGTGA
- a CDS encoding porin: protein MKRVQVGLTALTAATAVFGQDCMAAEPARPSSVQIYGVADVALAHYQTSGSSGTKMQTGGSGSRIGFFTSEGLSDGWRVNTRLEAGFNMNSGTKSSTGGVPDRLWSRQAYVELENKALGGVRLGRLQGPTYNFFPKFDPMLVPAMDVWGVLTTLGAALPGYGSGTGVSSGFLINPTMRTQNTIAYMSPSWRGLQAEVAYSFSNGSSVEPALLEVGLDYRSGPLAVGLLFVHADSTSGAGTVRATKPVSEMAIGAKYDFGPFNPYVTYIHRNLTDQMVGSDGAALNTNSESVKLVGAVVPVSSRGNIRITYGRYSSGSPGRDAKSYGLAYTYDVNPRLMLMVAATRLTQQDKANWPVFQSPRPDAGASVNGVITGMTWRF from the coding sequence ATGAAGAGGGTTCAGGTGGGTTTGACCGCCCTGACGGCGGCCACAGCGGTATTCGGACAGGACTGTATGGCGGCAGAGCCAGCGCGGCCTAGCTCAGTGCAGATCTATGGCGTGGCCGACGTGGCGCTTGCGCACTACCAGACCTCGGGCAGTTCGGGGACCAAGATGCAGACCGGCGGTTCCGGATCACGCATCGGCTTTTTCACCAGCGAGGGCCTGAGCGATGGATGGCGGGTAAACACCCGTCTGGAGGCCGGCTTCAACATGAATTCAGGCACCAAGAGTTCCACTGGCGGCGTGCCCGACCGCTTGTGGAGCCGACAGGCCTATGTCGAGCTCGAGAATAAGGCGCTGGGCGGAGTGCGCCTGGGACGCCTGCAAGGGCCGACGTACAACTTTTTTCCCAAATTCGATCCAATGCTGGTCCCGGCGATGGACGTCTGGGGCGTGTTGACGACCTTGGGCGCCGCGCTGCCGGGATATGGGTCGGGCACAGGTGTGTCGTCCGGGTTCCTCATCAATCCGACTATGCGCACGCAAAACACCATCGCGTATATGTCGCCGAGCTGGCGTGGCCTGCAGGCGGAAGTCGCGTATAGCTTTAGCAATGGATCGAGCGTGGAGCCCGCGCTTCTGGAAGTGGGGCTCGATTATCGGTCAGGGCCGCTTGCCGTCGGTCTTTTGTTCGTGCACGCGGACAGCACCTCAGGCGCCGGCACGGTGCGCGCCACGAAGCCGGTTTCCGAAATGGCCATCGGCGCCAAGTACGATTTTGGACCCTTCAACCCCTATGTGACCTATATCCATCGCAACCTCACCGACCAGATGGTGGGAAGCGATGGCGCTGCACTCAACACCAATTCCGAGAGCGTGAAGCTGGTCGGGGCGGTGGTCCCGGTATCCAGCCGAGGCAACATCCGGATCACCTACGGGCGATACTCAAGCGGCAGCCCGGGGCGCGATGCAAAAAGCTATGGCCTTGCCTACACCTACGACGTCAATCCTCGCCTGATGCTGATGGTCGCGGCGACGCGGCTCACGCAGCAGGATAAGGCCAATTGGCCGGTGTTTCAAAGTCCCCGGCCCGATGCAGGCGCCTCGGTCAATGGTGTGATCACCGGTATGACCTGGCGTTTCTGA
- a CDS encoding MmgE/PrpD family protein translates to MKLTRRQFAQFSALLATGWATGSSWAQSSGKPAGAADAARHDTLYTLIDHCLGLRYEALPADVIAATKIQILDTVAVALPARDADGIKQLYAWSKERGGKGESLVLGTHDRLPAETAARLNASMAAALEFDDTYEPSLIHASCVNVPVAFATADAVGRISGKELIVAVAMGTDLACRLSRAGSPGVSPFIVGWDPTPMYGFLAAALVAGRLLGLTRDQLVGAVGLAYHQMSGNAQAAIDGTHAKRFGSGFAAYGGLMSARLAAKGAFGPINVLDGPKGLFKQYHGGKVAREALLDGLGTEFVGTGIAPKPYPCCRGGHVAIDGALELVEANDIRPADVAQVIVYSPPAEMMLLGAPLDKKQNPKTIVEAQFSNPWMVATAIQDRDVGLRHFTPEALQREDIRALARRVATAEDKRLVRPDGGPGFVRLEIRMRDGRVLTKEVRYANQGRSEESDDAGRV, encoded by the coding sequence ATGAAGTTGACCCGCAGGCAGTTTGCGCAGTTCTCGGCGCTCTTGGCGACCGGCTGGGCCACAGGTTCCTCCTGGGCCCAGTCCAGCGGCAAGCCGGCAGGGGCGGCCGATGCCGCCCGGCACGACACCCTCTACACCCTGATCGACCACTGCCTGGGCTTGCGCTATGAGGCGCTGCCCGCCGATGTCATTGCGGCCACCAAGATTCAGATCCTGGACACGGTTGCCGTTGCGCTGCCCGCGCGCGATGCCGATGGGATCAAACAGCTCTATGCCTGGAGCAAAGAGCGCGGTGGCAAAGGCGAGAGCCTGGTCCTGGGCACTCATGACCGGCTGCCTGCCGAGACGGCCGCGCGCTTGAATGCTTCGATGGCGGCTGCACTGGAATTCGACGACACATACGAGCCGTCGCTGATCCATGCCTCCTGCGTCAATGTTCCCGTCGCCTTCGCCACGGCGGATGCCGTGGGGCGCATCAGCGGCAAGGAATTGATCGTGGCGGTGGCGATGGGCACCGACCTGGCCTGCCGGCTGTCGCGCGCCGGTTCGCCGGGCGTCTCGCCCTTTATCGTGGGCTGGGACCCGACCCCCATGTACGGCTTCTTGGCGGCCGCGCTGGTGGCGGGGCGCCTGCTGGGGCTGACGCGCGATCAATTGGTGGGCGCGGTCGGCCTGGCCTATCATCAGATGTCGGGTAATGCGCAAGCCGCTATCGATGGCACGCATGCCAAGCGATTCGGGAGCGGTTTTGCGGCCTATGGTGGCCTGATGTCTGCGCGCCTGGCGGCGAAGGGCGCTTTCGGGCCCATTAATGTGTTGGACGGTCCCAAGGGGCTTTTCAAGCAGTATCACGGCGGCAAGGTGGCGCGCGAGGCGCTGCTGGACGGGCTCGGGACCGAGTTCGTGGGCACGGGCATCGCACCCAAGCCCTATCCCTGCTGCCGCGGCGGGCATGTCGCTATCGATGGAGCGCTGGAGCTGGTAGAGGCGAACGACATCCGGCCCGCCGACGTGGCGCAGGTCATCGTGTACAGCCCACCGGCTGAAATGATGTTGTTGGGCGCTCCGCTGGATAAGAAGCAGAATCCCAAGACCATCGTGGAAGCGCAGTTCAGCAACCCCTGGATGGTTGCTACGGCTATCCAGGACCGGGACGTGGGCCTGCGCCATTTCACGCCCGAGGCTTTGCAGCGAGAAGATATCAGGGCTCTTGCCAGGCGGGTCGCCACGGCCGAGGATAAGCGCCTCGTGCGTCCTGACGGCGGCCCGGGATTCGTGCGGCTGGAGATCCGCATGCGCGACGGACGGGTGCTTACGAAAGAGGTGCGATACGCCAACCAAGGGCGATCCGAAGAATCCGATGACGCCGGCCGAGTATGA
- a CDS encoding cupin domain-containing protein, which produces MSSSSEAIRRQWREAGLAPLWESPNAHKEQDGAVPSHIWRWEQTRPLIDLAFQETSPAAVQRRVLQMLSPQSHSVADEYTCGNVLAAFQCLLPGETARAHRHTMNALRFMLEGRGAVTLVDGKECPMAFGDLVLTPGMAWHAHRHDGSEPVVWLDVLDVPLHMYLGTAVFQPGPMEPRPQTMRDEAYASPNIAPCVTLGDADRSPVFRYPYEDAVRALHYAPASRDGIRRVRYVNPLTGQGALPLLDTTMQELDAGMSSRPTRSNANLVVAVVEGQGESRVGDARFRWKARDVFTVPQHNWVTHTTFEGKARFFVVSDADVLRRLNLLAEDVREDF; this is translated from the coding sequence ATGTCATCGAGCAGCGAAGCAATCCGCAGGCAGTGGCGCGAGGCCGGGCTGGCGCCGCTTTGGGAAAGCCCGAATGCGCACAAGGAGCAGGATGGCGCCGTACCCAGCCATATCTGGCGCTGGGAGCAAACGCGCCCCTTGATCGACCTGGCGTTCCAGGAGACTTCGCCGGCCGCAGTACAGCGCCGCGTCTTGCAGATGCTGAGTCCGCAATCGCACTCTGTCGCTGACGAGTACACCTGCGGCAACGTGTTGGCGGCCTTTCAGTGTCTCTTGCCAGGCGAGACCGCGCGTGCGCATCGGCACACCATGAACGCGTTGCGCTTCATGCTGGAAGGCCGGGGCGCTGTGACCCTGGTGGACGGCAAGGAGTGTCCGATGGCGTTCGGCGACCTCGTGCTGACGCCGGGAATGGCCTGGCACGCGCATCGCCACGACGGTAGCGAGCCGGTGGTGTGGCTGGACGTGCTGGACGTGCCTTTGCATATGTACCTGGGGACCGCCGTGTTTCAACCTGGGCCCATGGAGCCCAGGCCGCAGACGATGCGCGACGAGGCCTATGCTTCGCCGAATATCGCGCCTTGCGTCACGCTGGGTGATGCGGACAGGTCTCCGGTGTTCCGCTACCCCTACGAGGACGCGGTGCGCGCGCTGCACTATGCGCCCGCCTCGCGCGACGGCATCCGCAGGGTGCGCTACGTCAATCCCCTGACGGGACAGGGCGCTTTACCCCTGCTCGACACCACGATGCAGGAGCTGGACGCGGGCATGTCGTCCCGGCCGACCCGTTCGAACGCCAATCTGGTGGTCGCCGTGGTCGAAGGGCAGGGCGAGAGCCGGGTCGGGGATGCGCGGTTTCGCTGGAAGGCGCGCGATGTGTTTACCGTACCCCAGCACAACTGGGTCACTCATACCACATTCGAAGGGAAGGCGCGCTTTTTCGTCGTTTCGGATGCGGACGTGCTGCGCAGGCTGAACCTGCTGGCCGAAGACGTGCGCGAAGATTTCTGA
- a CDS encoding substrate-binding domain-containing protein produces MSKLKLSVAIGNYDRCRPLIDGAVQIDGVDPTIMTLSPEEIFFRAFRGQEFDICELSLSSSTLQTAQGNFPYVGIPVFLSRAFRHTSIYCRTDRIESPEDLRGRKIGLPEYQLTANVWARAILQDDYGIMPSDVTWVRGGISHAGRPEKIKIKLPDNLTLQDAPAGETISSLLAQGEIDGYIAPRHPDVAPGTPNIGWLFRDPVGAAKEYYRRTRIFPIMHILGVRRELAEQHPWLPGAIYKAFEQAKRQAIEHLSDTSATKITLPFAEERLKEARDLMGEDYWSYGIDANRHVLEHFFRHHHEQGLSPRLVTPEDLFHPGTFESYRL; encoded by the coding sequence ATGAGCAAACTGAAACTTTCCGTGGCTATCGGAAACTATGACCGCTGCCGTCCGCTGATAGACGGCGCCGTCCAGATCGACGGCGTGGACCCCACGATCATGACGCTGTCGCCCGAAGAGATTTTCTTTCGTGCTTTCCGCGGGCAGGAATTCGATATCTGCGAGCTGTCGCTGTCCAGTTCGACCCTACAGACTGCGCAGGGGAACTTTCCCTACGTGGGCATCCCGGTATTCCTGTCGCGGGCTTTTCGACACACGTCCATCTATTGCCGCACAGACCGGATCGAGAGCCCGGAAGACCTGCGCGGCCGCAAGATAGGGCTGCCGGAATATCAGTTGACCGCCAATGTGTGGGCGCGCGCAATTCTGCAGGACGACTACGGCATTATGCCGTCCGATGTGACCTGGGTGCGTGGCGGGATCTCTCACGCGGGTCGGCCCGAGAAAATAAAGATTAAGCTGCCGGATAACTTGACGCTGCAAGACGCGCCCGCCGGCGAGACGATCTCCAGCCTGTTAGCCCAGGGCGAGATCGACGGCTATATCGCCCCGCGCCACCCCGATGTCGCGCCGGGCACGCCCAATATCGGCTGGTTGTTTCGCGACCCCGTCGGGGCGGCCAAAGAGTACTACCGGCGCACCCGTATCTTTCCCATCATGCATATCCTGGGCGTTCGGCGCGAACTGGCCGAGCAGCACCCCTGGTTGCCTGGCGCCATTTACAAGGCATTCGAACAGGCTAAGCGTCAGGCAATCGAGCACCTGTCGGATACGTCGGCGACCAAGATCACGCTGCCTTTCGCCGAAGAACGCCTGAAGGAAGCGCGTGACCTCATGGGCGAGGATTACTGGTCTTACGGCATCGACGCCAACCGTCACGTGCTGGAGCACTTCTTCCGCCATCACCATGAGCAGGGGCTGTCGCCGCGCCTGGTGACGCCCGAAGACTTGTTCCATCCTGGCACGTTCGAAAGCTATCGCCTGTAA
- a CDS encoding TetR/AcrR family transcriptional regulator — translation MRARILETAFSLISKFGYSGTTMGKVATNAALPIGSVYWHFESKDLLLAAMIEESFIRWRNETAERNRPREGETFEEHVTRIFGSTANPKYFAADFWRLGVILSVEKSVPEQTARKQFLTIREAQRKELTSWWSATLPPTLLETQPDLPERLSMFTLAMQDGNAIAGSSGESLDDFQAILASCLIHLVSQARQQASASTESKKRTRAARTRS, via the coding sequence GTGCGGGCTCGAATCCTTGAAACGGCGTTCAGCCTGATCTCCAAGTTCGGCTACAGCGGAACCACCATGGGCAAGGTGGCCACTAACGCGGCGCTTCCGATAGGCAGCGTGTACTGGCACTTCGAAAGCAAGGATTTGCTGCTTGCCGCGATGATCGAAGAAAGCTTTATACGCTGGCGCAATGAGACCGCTGAACGCAATCGGCCCCGCGAAGGCGAGACCTTCGAGGAGCACGTGACGCGCATCTTCGGCTCGACGGCCAATCCCAAATATTTCGCGGCCGATTTCTGGCGCCTGGGCGTCATTCTGAGCGTCGAGAAATCTGTCCCGGAACAAACGGCCAGAAAGCAATTCCTGACGATACGCGAAGCGCAAAGAAAGGAGCTGACTTCCTGGTGGAGCGCGACGCTGCCGCCGACGCTGCTCGAAACGCAGCCGGATCTGCCCGAACGGCTAAGCATGTTCACGTTGGCCATGCAGGATGGCAACGCCATCGCGGGCAGTTCGGGAGAGTCTTTGGACGACTTCCAGGCCATCTTGGCCTCCTGCCTTATCCATCTCGTATCGCAGGCGCGGCAGCAAGCCAGCGCCAGCACGGAAAGCAAGAAGAGAACCCGCGCCGCACGGACCCGCAGCTGA